The Pseudomonas fluorescens genome includes a window with the following:
- the rpsO gene encoding 30S ribosomal protein S15, giving the protein MALDVQEKAQIVADYQQAVGDTGSPEVQVALLTANINKLQGHFKANGKDHHSRRGLIRMVNQRRKLLDYLKGKDVSRYSALIARLGLRR; this is encoded by the coding sequence ATGGCTCTCGACGTTCAAGAAAAAGCTCAAATCGTAGCTGACTACCAGCAAGCTGTTGGTGACACTGGTTCGCCAGAAGTGCAAGTTGCACTGCTGACCGCCAACATCAACAAACTGCAAGGTCACTTCAAGGCCAACGGTAAGGATCACCACTCCCGTCGTGGTCTGATCCGCATGGTAAACCAGCGTCGTAAGCTGCTGGACTACCTGAAAGGCAAGGACGTGAGCCGTTACAGCGCTCTGATCGCTCGCCTGGGTCTGCGTCGCTAA
- the pnp gene encoding polyribonucleotide nucleotidyltransferase → MNPVIKKFQFGQSTVTLETGRIARQASGAVLVTVDDDVSVLVTVVGAKQADPGKGFFPLSVHYQEKTYAAGKIPGGFFKREGRPSEKETLTSRLIDRPIRPLFPEGFMNEVQVVCTVVSTSKKTDPDIAAMIGTSAALAISGIPFDGPIGAARVAFHESTGYLLNPTYEQLKASSLDMVVAGTSEAVLMVESEAKELTEDQMLGAVLFAHDEFQVVINAVKELAAEAAKPTWTWAPQAEATELLGAIRAEFGEAISQAYTITVKADRYARLGELKDQVVAKLSGEEGQPSASDVKAAFGEIEYRTVRENIVNGKPRIDGRDTRTVRPLNIEVGVLPKTHGSALFTRGETQALVVATLGTARDAQLLDTLEGEKKDPFMLHYNFPPFSVGECGRMGGAGRREIGHGRLARRSVQAMLPAADVFPYTIRVVSEITESNGSSSMASVCGASLALMDAGVPMKAPVAGIAMGLVKEGEKFAVLTDILGDEDHLGDMDFKVAGTAKGVTALQMDIKIKGITEEIMEIALGQALEARLNILGQMNQIIGQSRTELSENAPTMIAMKIDTDKIRDVIGKGGATIRAICEETKASIDIEDDGSIKIFGETKEAAEAARQRVLGITAEAEIGKIYVGKVERIVDFGAFVNILPGKDGLVHISMLSDARVEKVTDILKEGQEVEVLVLDVDNRGRIKLSIKDVAAAKASGV, encoded by the coding sequence GTGAACCCGGTAATCAAAAAATTCCAGTTCGGTCAGTCGACCGTTACCCTCGAGACTGGCCGTATCGCCCGTCAGGCCTCCGGCGCAGTGCTGGTCACCGTTGACGACGACGTCAGCGTATTGGTGACCGTTGTCGGTGCCAAGCAAGCCGATCCAGGCAAGGGCTTCTTCCCTCTGTCTGTTCACTACCAGGAAAAGACTTACGCTGCCGGTAAGATCCCTGGCGGTTTCTTCAAGCGCGAAGGCCGTCCTTCCGAGAAAGAAACCCTGACTTCCCGACTGATCGACCGTCCGATCCGTCCGCTGTTCCCAGAAGGCTTCATGAACGAAGTGCAGGTTGTCTGCACCGTCGTGTCCACCAGCAAGAAAACCGATCCGGACATCGCAGCGATGATCGGTACCTCGGCTGCCCTGGCGATCTCCGGCATTCCTTTCGATGGCCCGATCGGCGCTGCCCGCGTTGCGTTCCACGAAAGCACCGGCTACCTGCTGAACCCGACCTACGAGCAACTGAAAGCCTCGAGCCTGGACATGGTCGTGGCCGGTACTTCCGAAGCCGTGCTGATGGTTGAATCCGAAGCCAAGGAACTGACCGAAGACCAGATGCTGGGCGCCGTACTGTTCGCCCACGACGAGTTCCAGGTGGTGATCAACGCCGTCAAGGAACTGGCCGCCGAAGCCGCCAAGCCAACCTGGACCTGGGCTCCGCAAGCCGAAGCCACCGAGTTGCTGGGCGCGATCCGTGCCGAGTTCGGCGAAGCGATCTCCCAGGCCTACACCATCACCGTCAAGGCCGACCGTTATGCACGCCTGGGCGAGCTGAAAGACCAGGTCGTTGCCAAGCTGTCCGGCGAAGAAGGCCAGCCATCGGCCAGCGACGTCAAAGCCGCTTTCGGTGAAATCGAATACCGCACCGTTCGCGAAAACATCGTCAACGGCAAGCCGCGTATCGACGGTCGCGACACCCGTACCGTACGTCCGCTGAACATCGAAGTTGGCGTTCTGCCAAAGACCCACGGTTCGGCACTGTTCACCCGTGGCGAAACCCAGGCCCTGGTCGTTGCAACACTGGGCACCGCCCGTGACGCGCAACTGCTGGACACCCTGGAAGGCGAAAAGAAAGACCCGTTCATGCTGCACTACAACTTCCCGCCGTTCTCGGTGGGCGAGTGTGGTCGCATGGGTGGCGCCGGTCGTCGCGAAATCGGTCACGGCCGTCTGGCCCGTCGTTCGGTCCAGGCCATGCTGCCTGCCGCTGACGTGTTCCCGTACACCATTCGCGTGGTATCGGAAATCACCGAGTCCAACGGTTCGAGTTCGATGGCTTCGGTCTGCGGCGCTTCCCTGGCCCTGATGGACGCCGGTGTGCCGATGAAGGCGCCGGTTGCCGGTATCGCCATGGGTCTGGTCAAGGAAGGCGAGAAATTCGCCGTCCTGACCGACATCCTGGGTGACGAAGACCACTTGGGCGACATGGACTTCAAAGTGGCCGGTACCGCCAAAGGCGTCACCGCACTGCAGATGGACATCAAGATCAAGGGCATCACCGAAGAGATCATGGAAATCGCCCTGGGCCAGGCCCTGGAAGCGCGCCTGAACATCCTTGGTCAGATGAACCAGATCATCGGTCAGTCCCGTACCGAGCTGTCGGAAAACGCTCCGACCATGATCGCGATGAAAATCGACACCGACAAAATCCGTGATGTCATCGGTAAAGGCGGCGCGACCATCCGTGCGATCTGTGAAGAAACCAAGGCTTCGATCGACATCGAAGACGACGGTTCGATCAAGATCTTCGGCGAAACCAAGGAAGCGGCAGAAGCAGCACGCCAGCGCGTCCTGGGTATCACCGCAGAAGCCGAGATCGGCAAGATCTACGTCGGCAAGGTTGAACGCATCGTCGACTTCGGCGCGTTCGTCAACATCCTGCCGGGCAAGGACGGTCTGGTTCACATCTCCATGCTGAGCGATGCTCGCGTCGAGAAAGTGACCGACATCCTGAAAGAAGGCCAGGAAGTGGAAGTGCTGGTACTGGACGTGGACAACCGCGGCCGTATCAAGCTGTCCATCAAGGACGTCGCAGCAGCCAAGGCATCGGGCGTTTAA
- a CDS encoding DUF6388 family protein produces the protein MTVKALTQEARHEEALKKYVLDAPQLLEEIKDLPADDQKDQIQWAFEDEAEAQGLQPWELTLKYTSTPEEFEAQRLALHKEAAEVLGVEWDEYCEMNNLVV, from the coding sequence ATGACCGTTAAAGCATTGACCCAAGAAGCCAGGCACGAAGAAGCGCTGAAAAAATACGTACTGGACGCGCCCCAGTTGCTGGAAGAGATCAAGGACTTGCCCGCCGACGATCAGAAAGACCAGATCCAATGGGCATTCGAGGACGAGGCCGAAGCCCAGGGGCTGCAGCCTTGGGAGTTGACGCTCAAGTACACCAGCACGCCTGAGGAATTCGAGGCACAGCGCCTTGCGTTGCACAAGGAAGCGGCCGAGGTGCTGGGTGTGGAATGGGATGAGTACTGCGAGATGAATAATCTTGTAGTTTAG